One stretch of Burkholderia pyrrocinia DNA includes these proteins:
- a CDS encoding flippase, producing the protein MDKGILKNVSINFIGLILPTFVSLVTVPAYIHALGVERYGVVSLVWTLIGYFGILDLGMSMAAQNHISKALASGNDDESARVFWSAFWLNLGTGVVGGLLIYFGAFVYTAYFTKVSAAMQHEVYLALPWLALAIPLANVSWVFAGAINGAERFGVFNTNQTIGTFLFQLLPLGAAWWIAPNLQTVLAAAVVARLIAAVMLGHASIKVLGIRRIDPPQWGTAKGLFNFGGWMLIASTTSMIADTLDRVMLGAGMGAKFVTYYTVPQNLVTRLNMLPNALVRTLFPRLSAVGRDHADTLARQSLEFLNGVFTPVGIVAIFALAPFLTLWVGADLAAHSAPVGRVLVISVWLVGQASVTRILIQSQVNPARAAFAGLVEMPFFVGGLWFGIHHFGLIGAAVVVAARAFVDYGVLLYLSAIRMRAIVLDMLAHLAFLLASLFLAQAWPGLGESIGMCAIVLVLNVAWSLTMTPGLRALVRDLFVRLNARKTI; encoded by the coding sequence ATGGACAAAGGCATACTCAAGAACGTTTCGATCAATTTCATCGGGCTGATCCTGCCGACCTTCGTGTCGCTGGTGACGGTGCCCGCTTATATCCACGCGCTCGGCGTCGAACGCTATGGCGTCGTCAGCCTCGTGTGGACGCTGATCGGCTATTTCGGGATCCTCGATCTCGGGATGAGCATGGCCGCGCAGAACCACATCTCGAAGGCGCTCGCGAGCGGCAACGACGACGAAAGCGCGCGCGTGTTCTGGAGCGCGTTCTGGCTGAATCTCGGCACCGGCGTCGTGGGCGGGCTGCTGATCTATTTCGGCGCGTTCGTCTACACCGCGTATTTCACGAAGGTGTCGGCCGCGATGCAGCACGAGGTGTATCTCGCGCTGCCGTGGCTCGCGCTCGCGATTCCGCTCGCGAACGTGTCGTGGGTGTTCGCCGGCGCGATCAACGGCGCCGAACGGTTCGGCGTGTTCAACACGAACCAGACGATCGGCACGTTCCTGTTCCAGTTGCTGCCGCTCGGCGCCGCATGGTGGATCGCGCCGAACCTGCAGACCGTGCTCGCCGCGGCAGTCGTCGCGCGGCTGATCGCGGCGGTGATGCTCGGCCACGCCAGCATCAAGGTGCTCGGCATCCGCCGCATCGATCCGCCGCAGTGGGGCACCGCGAAGGGGCTGTTCAACTTCGGCGGCTGGATGCTGATCGCGAGCACGACGAGCATGATCGCGGACACGCTCGACCGCGTGATGCTCGGCGCCGGAATGGGCGCGAAGTTCGTCACCTACTACACGGTGCCGCAGAACCTCGTCACGCGCCTGAACATGCTGCCGAACGCGCTCGTGCGCACGCTGTTCCCGCGCCTGTCGGCGGTCGGCCGCGATCACGCGGACACGCTCGCGCGCCAGTCGCTCGAATTCCTGAACGGCGTGTTCACGCCGGTCGGCATCGTCGCGATCTTCGCGCTCGCGCCGTTCCTCACGCTGTGGGTCGGCGCCGATCTCGCCGCGCATTCGGCGCCGGTCGGCCGCGTGCTGGTGATCAGCGTGTGGCTCGTCGGCCAGGCGAGCGTGACGCGGATCCTGATCCAGTCGCAGGTCAACCCGGCCCGCGCGGCGTTCGCCGGGCTCGTCGAGATGCCGTTCTTCGTCGGCGGCCTGTGGTTCGGCATTCATCACTTCGGGCTGATCGGCGCGGCGGTGGTCGTCGCGGCGCGTGCGTTCGTCGACTACGGCGTGCTGCTGTATCTGTCGGCGATCCGGATGCGCGCGATCGTGCTCGACATGCTGGCGCACCTGGCCTTCCTGCTCGCGAGCCTGTTTCTCGCGCAGGCGTGGCCGGGGCTCGGCGAATCGATCGGCATGTGCGCGATCGTGCTGGTGCTGAACGTCGCGTGGTCGCTCACGATGACGCCGGGGCTGCGTGCGCTCGTGCGTGACCTGTTTGTCCGTCTCAATGCGAGGAAAACGATATGA
- a CDS encoding glycosyltransferase family 4 protein: protein MNRDLAEHAILNLATADAAAAEAGDAAALRRSMPAERASARQPARALRVAIVHDWLVTYAGAERVLEQIVACFPDADLFSLVDFLDDRAFVRGKPVTTSFIQKLPFARTKYRSYLPLMPLAIEQLDVSDYDLVISSSHAVAKGVLTGPDQVHISYVHSPIRYAWDLQHQYLEQSNLTHGPKSLLARMILHYIRNWDTRTANAVDGFVANSAFIARRIKKVYHRDAAVIFPPVDVDGFSLNAVKDDFYLTASRMVPYKKIDLIVEAFSKTPERKLVVIGDGPEMQKIRAKAGPNVEIMGYQPFAVLHDRMRRAKAFVFAAEEDFGISVVEAQACGTPVIAYGKGGALETVLDPQSGANPTGLFFDEQTPHAIVAAVDDFERAPQRFTPNACRANAERFSADTFRRRFLDYVETALPGSTAQRGTAVAPMPAARGPATLVLDQSGVLGGAELSLLEIMKHMRANADVLLFDDGPFRAALDEIGARVDVVDQGALAAVRKQGGVSVGALKQLVRLVRDVARRARRAEVIYANTQRAMVVAALAGRLARKPVVWHLRDIVSTDHFGSKQLLAIKYCARLGVTRVIANSDASAQAFRTLTGFTPQHVDVVFNGISAEPFDALEGVSQAALRARLGLPQDAWLVGSFSRLARWKGQHVLLEAAARHPDMHVVLVGAPLFGEDEYAAQLHEYVARHGMGARVHFLGFQRDVAACMTAVDVVAHTSITPEPFGRVIVEGMLARRPVVAARAGGVVEIIEDGDNGLLCEPGDATALANALDTLKRDGALRERLVASGRVTAVRRFGTETYVERVEKILADTAKAAKAKKRA from the coding sequence ATGAATCGCGATCTGGCGGAACACGCCATCCTGAACCTCGCCACCGCCGATGCGGCTGCGGCCGAAGCGGGCGATGCCGCCGCGCTGCGCCGGTCCATGCCGGCCGAGCGGGCCAGCGCGCGCCAGCCGGCACGCGCGCTGCGCGTGGCGATCGTCCACGACTGGCTCGTCACCTATGCAGGCGCCGAGCGCGTGCTCGAACAGATCGTCGCGTGCTTTCCCGACGCGGACCTGTTCAGCCTCGTCGATTTTCTCGACGACCGCGCGTTCGTGCGCGGCAAGCCGGTGACGACGTCGTTTATCCAGAAACTGCCGTTCGCGCGCACCAAGTACCGCAGCTACCTGCCGCTGATGCCGCTCGCGATCGAGCAGCTCGACGTGTCCGACTACGATCTCGTGATCTCGAGCAGCCACGCGGTCGCGAAGGGCGTGCTGACAGGGCCGGACCAGGTGCACATCAGCTACGTGCATTCGCCGATCCGCTATGCGTGGGACCTGCAGCACCAGTACCTGGAGCAGTCGAACCTCACGCACGGGCCGAAATCGCTGCTCGCGCGGATGATTCTTCACTACATCCGCAACTGGGACACGCGCACCGCGAACGCGGTGGACGGCTTCGTCGCGAACTCCGCGTTCATCGCGCGGCGCATCAAGAAGGTCTACCACCGCGACGCGGCGGTGATCTTCCCGCCGGTCGACGTCGACGGTTTCTCGCTGAACGCGGTCAAGGACGATTTCTACCTGACCGCGTCGCGGATGGTGCCGTACAAGAAGATCGACCTGATCGTCGAGGCGTTCTCGAAGACGCCCGAACGCAAGCTGGTCGTGATCGGCGACGGCCCCGAGATGCAGAAGATCCGCGCGAAGGCCGGCCCGAACGTCGAGATCATGGGCTACCAGCCGTTCGCGGTGCTGCACGACCGGATGCGGCGCGCGAAGGCGTTCGTGTTCGCGGCCGAGGAGGATTTCGGGATCTCGGTCGTCGAGGCGCAGGCCTGCGGTACGCCGGTGATCGCATACGGCAAGGGCGGTGCGCTCGAAACCGTGCTCGACCCGCAATCGGGCGCGAATCCGACCGGGCTGTTCTTCGACGAGCAGACGCCGCACGCGATCGTCGCGGCCGTCGACGATTTCGAGCGCGCGCCGCAGCGCTTCACGCCGAACGCATGCCGCGCGAACGCGGAGCGGTTTTCCGCCGATACGTTCCGGCGGCGCTTTCTCGACTATGTGGAAACCGCGCTGCCCGGCTCGACCGCGCAGCGCGGCACGGCCGTCGCGCCGATGCCGGCCGCGCGCGGCCCGGCGACGCTCGTGCTCGACCAGAGCGGCGTGCTCGGCGGCGCCGAGCTGTCGCTGCTCGAGATCATGAAGCACATGCGCGCGAACGCCGACGTGCTGCTGTTCGACGACGGCCCGTTCCGCGCGGCGCTCGACGAGATCGGCGCGCGCGTCGACGTGGTCGACCAGGGCGCGCTGGCGGCCGTGCGCAAGCAGGGCGGCGTGTCGGTCGGCGCATTGAAACAGCTCGTGCGGCTCGTGCGCGACGTCGCGCGGCGCGCGCGCCGTGCCGAGGTGATCTACGCGAACACGCAGCGCGCGATGGTGGTCGCCGCGCTCGCCGGGCGGCTCGCGCGCAAGCCGGTGGTCTGGCATCTGCGCGACATCGTCAGCACTGACCATTTCGGCAGCAAGCAATTGCTGGCGATCAAGTACTGCGCGCGGCTCGGCGTCACGCGCGTGATCGCGAACTCCGATGCTTCCGCGCAGGCGTTCCGCACGCTGACGGGCTTCACGCCGCAGCACGTCGACGTCGTGTTCAACGGCATTTCGGCCGAGCCGTTCGATGCGCTGGAAGGCGTCAGCCAGGCTGCGCTGCGCGCGCGCCTCGGGTTGCCGCAGGATGCGTGGCTCGTCGGCTCGTTCAGCCGTCTGGCGCGCTGGAAGGGGCAGCACGTGCTGCTGGAGGCTGCCGCGCGGCATCCCGACATGCACGTGGTGCTGGTCGGCGCGCCGTTGTTCGGCGAGGACGAATACGCGGCGCAACTGCACGAATACGTCGCGCGGCACGGGATGGGCGCGCGCGTGCATTTCCTCGGGTTCCAGCGCGACGTGGCCGCGTGCATGACGGCGGTCGACGTCGTCGCGCACACGTCGATCACGCCGGAGCCGTTCGGGCGCGTGATCGTCGAAGGGATGCTCGCGCGCCGGCCGGTCGTCGCGGCCCGCGCGGGCGGCGTCGTCGAGATCATCGAGGACGGCGACAACGGGCTGCTCTGCGAGCCGGGCGATGCGACCGCGCTGGCCAATGCGCTGGATACGCTGAAGCGCGACGGCGCGCTGCGCGAGCGGCTCGTCGCGAGCGGGCGCGTGACGGCGGTGCGCCGGTTCGGCACCGAGACCTACGTGGAGCGGGTCGAGAAGATTCTCGCTGATACGGCGAAGGCTGCGAAGGCGAAGAAGCGGGCGTAG
- a CDS encoding acyltransferase family protein, translating to MQAFSGSSLTAPPVADHKEHVIDAMRGFAALLVAYFHCRQIVWVGMQTFHHAYGRALDPSVIVGYLTFPFAWGSAGVPIFFVISGYCIHRNAALKLAADPAYRLDAPNFWARRFARIYPVLLAALLFTLALDLVSLQIEPVSHKIRDIGITAFLVNLFSLQGVAGYTYGSNGALWTLSLEVQFYAIYPLLFALRRRIGMPAVVAAVALVNVASAWLLERHDLQFFTSYWLSWTIGAWIADVRAQQARGAAAVPSRAWYVAAAVLLAAGCGAFRFGQYGAFQLWSAGFACFLYRALARPPRPTPPLRVLGWFGDFSYSLYLIHLPLFVCLGSVLFHSELQLSIWPSIAFMAAAIPVAYLFYRMFERPAMTWSASFKPTRAARVVAQAPERAV from the coding sequence ATGCAAGCTTTCAGCGGATCGTCTCTGACCGCGCCGCCCGTCGCCGATCACAAGGAACACGTCATCGACGCGATGCGCGGCTTCGCGGCGCTGCTCGTCGCCTATTTCCACTGCCGCCAGATCGTCTGGGTCGGGATGCAGACCTTCCATCATGCTTACGGTCGCGCGCTCGACCCGAGCGTGATCGTCGGCTACCTGACCTTCCCGTTCGCGTGGGGCTCCGCCGGCGTGCCGATCTTCTTCGTGATCAGCGGCTACTGCATCCACCGCAACGCGGCGCTCAAGCTCGCGGCCGATCCCGCGTACCGGCTCGACGCGCCCAACTTCTGGGCACGCCGGTTCGCGCGCATCTACCCGGTGCTGCTCGCCGCGCTGCTGTTTACGCTCGCGCTCGACCTGGTCAGCCTGCAGATCGAGCCCGTCAGCCACAAGATCCGCGACATCGGCATCACCGCGTTCCTCGTGAACCTGTTCTCGCTGCAGGGCGTCGCCGGCTACACGTACGGGTCGAACGGCGCACTGTGGACGCTGTCGCTCGAAGTGCAGTTCTACGCGATCTACCCGCTGCTGTTCGCGCTGCGCCGGCGCATCGGCATGCCGGCCGTCGTGGCCGCGGTCGCGCTCGTCAACGTCGCGTCGGCGTGGCTGCTCGAACGGCACGACCTGCAGTTCTTCACGTCGTACTGGCTGTCCTGGACGATCGGCGCATGGATCGCCGACGTGCGGGCTCAGCAGGCGCGCGGCGCGGCCGCCGTGCCGTCGCGCGCGTGGTACGTCGCGGCCGCCGTGCTGCTGGCCGCCGGTTGCGGCGCGTTCCGTTTCGGCCAGTACGGCGCGTTCCAGCTGTGGTCGGCCGGCTTCGCGTGCTTCCTGTACCGCGCGCTCGCGCGCCCGCCGCGCCCGACGCCGCCGCTGCGCGTGCTCGGCTGGTTCGGCGACTTCAGCTACTCGCTGTACCTGATCCACCTGCCGCTGTTCGTGTGCCTCGGCTCGGTGCTGTTCCACTCCGAACTGCAACTGTCGATCTGGCCGTCGATCGCGTTCATGGCCGCCGCGATTCCGGTCGCGTACCTGTTCTACCGGATGTTCGAACGGCCGGCGATGACGTGGTCGGCCAGTTTCAAGCCGACGCGCGCTGCCCGAGTCGTCGCGCAGGCGCCCGAGCGGGCCGTCTGA
- the galU gene encoding UTP--glucose-1-phosphate uridylyltransferase GalU translates to MLKVTKAVFPVAGLGTRFLPATKASPKEMLPVVDKPLIQYAVEEAINAGITEMIFVTGRSKRAIEDHFDKSYEIEAELEARGKEKLLELVRGIKPSHVNCFYVRQPEALGLGHAVLCAEKLVHGEPFAVILADDLLHGEQPVLKQLVDVFDHYHSSVIGVETIPREDSRSYGVVEGREWEEDIIKLSGIIEKPAPEDAPSNLGVVGRYVFMPTIFDHLRKLKPGAGGELQLTDAVQTLLANEQVLAYRYYGTRFDCGSKIGYLKATVELALQHPEVSREFEAYLRTCLPALAAVA, encoded by the coding sequence ATGTTGAAAGTCACCAAGGCCGTGTTCCCCGTTGCCGGTCTCGGCACGCGGTTCCTCCCGGCAACGAAGGCGAGCCCGAAGGAAATGTTGCCCGTCGTCGACAAGCCGCTGATCCAGTACGCGGTCGAGGAAGCGATCAACGCCGGTATCACCGAGATGATCTTCGTCACCGGGCGCAGCAAGCGCGCGATCGAGGATCACTTCGACAAGTCGTACGAGATCGAGGCCGAACTCGAGGCGCGCGGCAAGGAAAAGCTGCTCGAACTCGTGCGCGGCATCAAGCCGAGCCACGTCAACTGCTTCTACGTGCGCCAGCCGGAAGCACTTGGCCTCGGCCATGCGGTGTTGTGCGCGGAAAAGCTCGTGCACGGCGAGCCGTTCGCGGTGATCCTCGCCGACGACCTGCTGCACGGCGAGCAGCCGGTGCTCAAGCAGCTCGTCGACGTGTTCGACCACTATCACAGCTCGGTGATCGGGGTCGAGACGATCCCGCGCGAGGACAGCCGCTCGTACGGCGTCGTCGAAGGCCGCGAATGGGAAGAGGACATCATCAAGCTGTCGGGCATCATCGAGAAGCCCGCGCCCGAGGATGCGCCGTCGAATCTCGGCGTGGTCGGTCGTTACGTGTTCATGCCGACGATCTTCGATCACCTGCGCAAGCTCAAGCCGGGCGCGGGTGGCGAACTGCAATTGACCGACGCGGTCCAGACGCTGCTCGCGAACGAGCAGGTGCTCGCGTACCGCTACTACGGCACGCGTTTCGACTGCGGCAGCAAGATCGGCTATCTCAAGGCAACCGTCGAACTCGCGCTCCAGCATCCGGAAGTGAGCCGCGAATTCGAGGCGTACCTGCGTACCTGCTTGCCCGCGCTGGCCGCCGTCGCGTAG
- a CDS encoding acyltransferase family protein has protein sequence MREVRYVKGLDGLRAIAVILVFLSHKGHVLAVDVGKLGVWTFFLISGFLIVGELHRNRRAVECGTMTRRHALALFLAKRALRIFPVYYLLLAALAIAHALFYQRGVNLGLAWHAAFLSNYWIGVVKDGWPGSTSHFWSLAVEQQFYLIAPLALLAVPAARHVALGVAAVALCAAAHLALYLSDASPVLIYAFSPWNFALIALGGVGAIALADHGPAAVRRVPPGWLGAAGVVFFLALPACTALPDAVAGLADLGLSASLGALMLWIVSEPEHPVVALLDWAPLVYLGTISYGFYLFHNLIPTRFGVMPALFAHVPMPEIVREALPEMLQFALAVLLAHLSWRYLEKRLLDFKKPIAAMLARHFVARPSTSAR, from the coding sequence ATGCGCGAAGTCAGATACGTCAAAGGACTCGACGGCCTGCGAGCCATCGCCGTCATTCTCGTTTTCCTGTCCCACAAGGGCCACGTCCTTGCCGTCGACGTCGGCAAGCTTGGCGTGTGGACGTTTTTCCTCATCAGCGGATTCCTGATCGTCGGCGAACTGCATCGCAACCGCCGGGCGGTCGAATGCGGCACCATGACGCGCCGCCATGCGCTCGCGCTGTTCCTCGCGAAGCGCGCGTTGCGGATCTTCCCCGTGTACTACCTGCTGCTCGCCGCGCTCGCGATCGCGCACGCGCTCTTCTACCAGCGCGGCGTCAACCTCGGGCTCGCGTGGCACGCGGCGTTCCTGTCGAATTACTGGATCGGCGTCGTCAAGGACGGCTGGCCGGGCTCCACGTCGCACTTCTGGAGCCTCGCGGTTGAACAGCAGTTCTATCTGATCGCACCGCTCGCGCTGCTCGCGGTGCCCGCCGCGCGACACGTCGCACTCGGCGTCGCGGCCGTCGCGCTGTGCGCGGCCGCGCATCTCGCGCTCTACCTGTCCGACGCGTCGCCGGTGCTGATCTACGCGTTTTCCCCGTGGAATTTCGCGCTGATCGCGCTCGGCGGCGTCGGCGCGATCGCGCTCGCCGATCACGGCCCGGCCGCCGTGCGCCGCGTCCCGCCCGGCTGGCTCGGCGCGGCAGGCGTCGTGTTTTTCCTCGCACTGCCTGCGTGCACGGCACTGCCCGACGCGGTCGCGGGGCTCGCGGATCTCGGCCTGTCCGCGTCGCTCGGCGCGCTGATGCTGTGGATCGTCAGCGAGCCCGAGCATCCCGTCGTCGCACTGCTCGACTGGGCGCCGCTCGTCTATCTCGGCACGATCAGCTACGGCTTCTACCTGTTCCACAACCTGATTCCGACGCGCTTCGGCGTGATGCCCGCGCTCTTCGCGCACGTGCCGATGCCGGAAATCGTCCGCGAAGCGCTGCCCGAGATGCTGCAATTCGCGCTCGCCGTGCTGCTCGCGCACCTGTCCTGGCGCTATCTCGAAAAAAGACTGCTCGACTTCAAGAAGCCGATCGCCGCGATGCTCGCCCGGCATTTCGTCGCGCGGCCGAGTACGTCGGCGCGTTGA
- a CDS encoding HU family DNA-binding protein, whose amino-acid sequence MATSAKKVAKKAAAAPAKKVAAKKVAPAKKVVAKKAAVAKAPAAPTPLKDKFTKASLATHIAERAAVEVKAVKAVLVALENVVLGSVHKKGAGEFTLPGLLKITAQVVPAKKKRFGKDPFTGEERWFPAKPASVRVKARALKKLKDAAA is encoded by the coding sequence ATGGCGACTTCCGCAAAAAAGGTGGCCAAGAAGGCTGCCGCCGCACCGGCCAAGAAAGTGGCTGCTAAGAAAGTAGCGCCCGCGAAGAAAGTAGTGGCCAAGAAGGCCGCCGTCGCGAAGGCGCCCGCTGCTCCGACGCCGCTGAAGGACAAGTTCACGAAGGCATCGCTCGCAACGCACATCGCTGAGCGTGCAGCCGTGGAAGTGAAGGCGGTCAAAGCAGTGCTCGTCGCACTCGAGAACGTCGTGCTGGGCTCGGTCCACAAGAAGGGCGCAGGCGAGTTCACGCTGCCGGGTCTGCTGAAGATCACGGCACAAGTCGTGCCGGCGAAGAAGAAGCGCTTCGGCAAGGATCCGTTCACGGGCGAAGAGCGTTGGTTCCCGGCGAAGCCGGCCAGCGTGCGCGTGAAGGCACGTGCGCTGAAGAAGCTGAAGGACGCGGCGGCGTAA
- a CDS encoding AadA family aminoglycoside 3''-O-nucleotidyltransferase, producing the protein MTEFVPSEIAGQVATARAALERHLGATLDAIHLFGSALDGGLKPRSDIDLLVTVAVRPDETARRALMFDVLAASAPPGHAGGMRALEVTVVAHGDVVPWRHPARRELQFGEWLRRDLEAGIVEPALADHDLAILLTKARQHSVALVGPPAATLFEPVPARDFVAALLATVAQWNAEPDWRGDECNVVLALARIWYSAETGRIAPKDVAAAWVLERLPAAYRPVVAAARAAYLDGEAGAAILSGEPLAAFIGYARRTVESMLSA; encoded by the coding sequence GTGACTGAATTCGTCCCGTCTGAAATCGCCGGGCAGGTCGCTACCGCGCGCGCCGCGCTCGAGCGGCATCTCGGTGCGACGCTGGATGCGATCCACCTGTTCGGTTCGGCGCTCGACGGCGGCTTGAAACCGCGCAGCGACATCGACCTGCTGGTGACGGTGGCCGTGCGACCCGACGAAACGGCGCGGCGTGCGCTGATGTTCGACGTGCTCGCTGCGTCGGCGCCGCCCGGTCACGCAGGCGGCATGCGCGCGCTCGAGGTCACCGTCGTCGCGCACGGCGACGTGGTGCCGTGGCGTCATCCGGCGCGACGCGAACTGCAGTTCGGCGAGTGGCTGCGGCGCGATCTCGAAGCAGGCATCGTCGAACCGGCGCTCGCCGATCACGATCTGGCGATCCTGTTGACGAAGGCGCGGCAGCACAGTGTCGCGCTGGTCGGTCCGCCGGCGGCCACGCTATTCGAGCCGGTGCCCGCCCGCGACTTTGTCGCCGCGCTTCTCGCTACCGTTGCGCAGTGGAATGCCGAACCGGACTGGCGCGGCGACGAGTGCAACGTGGTGCTAGCGCTCGCACGCATCTGGTACAGCGCGGAAACCGGCAGGATCGCGCCCAAGGACGTCGCCGCGGCATGGGTGCTGGAGCGCCTGCCGGCCGCTTACCGGCCGGTTGTAGCGGCTGCGCGTGCCGCCTATCTCGATGGCGAAGCGGGCGCGGCGATCCTGTCGGGCGAACCGCTCGCCGCGTTCATCGGCTACGCGCGGCGGACCGTCGAATCGATGCTGTCGGCGTAG
- a CDS encoding VOC family protein, which produces MTIQKITPFLWYSTEAEEAAAFYTGIFPDSRVVRVTSVSGTDGTRMVEFELFGQPFIAMSHPRTETFNHAISLLVSCADQAELDRYWSALLDNGGTADGCGWLRDRYGVSWQIVPEALIPMMADRDTVKAARVAAAMMQMTKFDDAALKAAYAGTAG; this is translated from the coding sequence ATGACGATTCAGAAGATCACGCCTTTTCTCTGGTACTCGACGGAAGCCGAGGAAGCAGCGGCCTTCTATACGGGCATCTTTCCGGATTCACGCGTCGTGCGCGTCACGTCGGTGTCCGGCACCGACGGTACGCGGATGGTCGAGTTCGAGCTGTTCGGGCAGCCGTTCATCGCGATGAGCCACCCGCGCACGGAGACGTTCAACCACGCGATTTCGCTGCTGGTCAGTTGCGCCGACCAGGCGGAACTCGACCGCTACTGGAGTGCCCTGCTCGACAACGGCGGCACGGCCGACGGCTGCGGCTGGCTCAGGGACCGCTACGGCGTGTCGTGGCAAATCGTTCCGGAAGCGCTCATCCCGATGATGGCCGATCGCGACACGGTCAAGGCGGCACGCGTAGCCGCAGCGATGATGCAGATGACCAAGTTCGACGACGCCGCGCTGAAGGCTGCCTACGCGGGCACGGCGGGTTGA
- a CDS encoding porin produces MKKLALSTLSLALLGAAGAAHAQSSVTLYGVIDTSIAWVHGNDGQANNSWQMLSGNLQGSRFGLKGAEDLGGGLKAIFQLENGFDPGTGKLNQGGRMFGRQAFVGLDSKQYGTLTLGRQYDPLVDLVQAVTADNYFGSVMATPGDVDNNDNSLRVSNAIKYTSPVFAGFQVEGMYGLGGVAGKTGAGQTWSVAAAYNNGPVGVAAGYFYANNPSPTATALRSGWGSTTSDAIFDGPINSGYATAKSIAIAQVAGQYAIGPVTFGLGYSNAQYKPDAFSGFGSTEKYNTGRAFVTYQVTPPLLLGLGYSYTKASGDTSAKYHQVGVGADYSLSKRTDIYLVGAYQHASGTQLVDGVQQSAQASIASYGFAGKSSAEMVALGIRHKF; encoded by the coding sequence ATGAAGAAACTTGCTCTCTCGACCCTCTCGCTCGCCCTGCTGGGCGCCGCTGGCGCTGCGCACGCTCAGTCGAGCGTGACGCTGTACGGCGTGATCGATACGTCGATCGCATGGGTGCACGGCAATGACGGTCAAGCCAACAACTCGTGGCAAATGCTGTCGGGCAACCTGCAAGGCAGCCGCTTCGGCCTGAAGGGCGCAGAAGACCTCGGCGGTGGCCTGAAGGCGATCTTCCAGTTGGAAAACGGCTTTGATCCGGGTACGGGCAAGCTGAACCAGGGCGGCCGCATGTTCGGTCGTCAGGCATTCGTCGGTCTCGACAGCAAGCAATACGGTACGCTGACGCTCGGCCGCCAGTACGACCCGCTGGTCGACCTGGTCCAGGCAGTCACGGCCGACAACTACTTCGGCAGCGTGATGGCCACGCCGGGCGACGTCGACAACAACGACAACAGCCTGCGCGTCAGCAACGCAATCAAGTACACGTCGCCGGTCTTCGCAGGCTTCCAGGTCGAAGGCATGTACGGCCTCGGCGGTGTAGCGGGCAAGACGGGCGCGGGCCAGACCTGGTCGGTCGCAGCCGCCTACAACAACGGCCCGGTCGGCGTTGCCGCAGGCTACTTCTACGCGAACAACCCGTCGCCGACGGCCACGGCCCTGCGCAGCGGCTGGGGTTCGACGACGTCCGACGCGATCTTCGACGGCCCGATCAACTCGGGTTACGCCACGGCGAAGTCGATCGCCATCGCGCAAGTTGCAGGTCAGTACGCGATCGGCCCGGTGACGTTCGGCCTCGGCTACAGCAACGCACAGTACAAGCCGGACGCGTTCTCGGGCTTCGGCTCGACCGAAAAGTACAACACGGGCCGTGCGTTCGTGACGTACCAGGTCACGCCGCCGCTGCTGCTGGGCCTCGGCTACTCGTACACGAAGGCAAGCGGCGACACGTCGGCGAAGTACCACCAGGTCGGCGTCGGCGCGGACTACTCGCTGTCGAAGCGCACGGACATCTACCTGGTTGGCGCATACCAGCACGCGAGCGGCACGCAGCTCGTCGACGGCGTGCAGCAAAGCGCGCAAGCGTCGATCGCTTCGTACGGCTTCGCCGGCAAGAGCTCGGCCGAAATGGTCGCACTCGGCATTCGCCACAAGTTCTAA